The Candidatus Alcyoniella australis DNA window ACGAGTCCAAGTGCATCTCCTGCGGATGGTGCTGGCTTCTGTGTCCGGACCACAGCCGCCAGCCTTTCCCGCGCAAAAGCCCCAAGGCCGATTGCCCGTTCGACGATTTCTACGACGTTGACGAGTACTACTGCAAGGGCTGCGGGATCTGCGCTGCCGAGTGCCCGACCGGCGCGATCAAAATGGTCCCGGAGGTGGGACAATGAGCGCTGAACAGGCCAACCACAAGCGGATCGGCATGGAGGTCAGCTTCGCCGTGGCCGAGGCGGTGAAGATGCTCGAGGTCGAGGCGATCGCCGCCTACCCGATTACGCCGCAGACGCATATCGTCGAGGAACTCAGCCAGATGGTGGCCGACGGCGACCTCGACGCCGAGTACATCCCGGTCGAGAGCGA harbors:
- a CDS encoding 4Fe-4S binding protein, which translates into the protein MAKLPGWKDLSLGIAITDAGNAKEYRTGDWRSMRPVTDESKCISCGWCWLLCPDHSRQPFPRKSPKADCPFDDFYDVDEYYCKGCGICAAECPTGAIKMVPEVGQ